A stretch of the Bacillus licheniformis DSM 13 = ATCC 14580 genome encodes the following:
- a CDS encoding serpin family protein: MKSKWSAMVVIAGLLLLAGCGALKEADPPRGRSAQKTEASFSEAEQRFALALFQDMIKEEGSRKNIFLSPYSIQQALLMTANGAAGDSRKELLSTLHLSQADMASINGISKSVNRSLETLPHGEFSSANSIWTKRELKESFQDAIKGLGDAYQLQIDPNRATEEINSWVKKKTKDRIDQIVDKVSSNTIAYIINAVYFKESWKHPFDPHMTAEQPFYSADGSAKKHPMMTQTNRFPYLENEHFQAVKLPFQDEGLSLAVFLPKKAANLEQLLTGMTHDQWRALQKGWTMKQVELKLPRFSFQTDYMLNEPLKRLGMKNVFSSANFSNMFTGHGAAQINKVRHKTFIKVDEAGTEASAATAVEIIESAPVPEVTMTADHPFYFAIVDEASGMILFLGSVAEPKDD; encoded by the coding sequence TTGAAATCGAAATGGAGTGCAATGGTGGTTATTGCCGGTCTTTTATTGCTGGCCGGATGCGGTGCACTGAAGGAGGCTGATCCCCCGCGCGGCAGATCAGCGCAAAAAACGGAAGCCTCGTTTTCTGAAGCTGAACAGCGATTTGCGCTCGCCTTGTTTCAAGACATGATAAAAGAAGAAGGGAGCCGGAAAAACATCTTCCTCTCGCCTTACAGTATTCAGCAGGCACTTTTGATGACGGCAAACGGTGCCGCGGGAGACAGCAGAAAGGAACTGCTCAGCACTTTACATCTCAGCCAGGCGGATATGGCATCGATCAACGGGATATCAAAATCTGTTAATCGTTCTCTTGAAACGCTGCCTCACGGTGAATTTTCATCAGCTAATTCGATATGGACCAAAAGGGAGCTGAAAGAAAGCTTTCAAGACGCGATCAAAGGCCTTGGCGACGCCTATCAGCTTCAAATTGATCCTAATCGGGCAACAGAGGAAATCAACAGCTGGGTCAAAAAGAAAACGAAAGACCGCATCGATCAGATCGTTGATAAAGTCTCGTCGAATACGATTGCCTACATCATCAATGCCGTCTATTTTAAAGAAAGCTGGAAGCACCCATTTGATCCTCACATGACAGCGGAACAGCCATTTTATTCAGCGGACGGCTCCGCAAAAAAACACCCCATGATGACGCAGACAAACCGCTTTCCTTATCTGGAAAACGAACATTTTCAAGCCGTCAAGCTGCCATTTCAAGACGAAGGCCTGTCACTAGCCGTTTTTCTGCCGAAAAAAGCGGCAAATCTAGAACAGCTTCTGACTGGCATGACGCATGATCAATGGCGCGCCTTGCAAAAGGGCTGGACGATGAAACAGGTGGAGCTCAAGCTGCCGCGCTTCTCATTTCAAACAGACTACATGTTAAATGAACCGCTTAAACGCCTTGGAATGAAAAACGTGTTTAGCAGCGCGAATTTTTCAAATATGTTTACCGGGCATGGCGCCGCTCAAATTAATAAAGTCAGACATAAAACATTTATCAAAGTGGATGAAGCGGGCACTGAAGCATCCGCGGCAACGGCGGTTGAAATCATCGAATCAGCCCCCGTCCCTGAAGTGACCATGACTGCAGACCACCCGTTTTATTTTGCGATCGTTGATGAAGCATCCGGAATGATTCTCTTTTTGGGCAGTGTGGCAGAGCCGAAAGATGATTAA